GCCAAGTAGTACGGCCGTCGATCACTGTTTAACTTCCCTAATAGTTCAGTAAACTAATGGGTCAGCCAGAGGTCATTAACAGCGGTGGACCTGTCAGCAACATATTGAAGTAGGAATGTAAATCATCAGCACCTACTGACTGAatatgttctttttgttttttgtgcctAGCTGTGGCTGTTTTCCTGgccatcattgtcatcatcattactgGAGCCTTGGCTGTTGGGGTTTTCCTGAACTACAAACGAACTGGATCTTTCATCCCCTCCATGCCCAAACTACCCAGGTAACTCATCTCTCACCTCTGAATTTTCCTGAATTAGAATTACACTGAAGTGCTCAGTACAACAGTTAGATCAAAGTCCACATtgggatgttgtgtttttgtctagCCTCAGCAGCCTGGTGAAGTCCGGCGACACAGGGAATGGGGTGACGTTCCGCTCGGGTGATAACGTTGATCTCGGACCGTCACACATTGGAGTGTCATTCATTGACACAGGCATGCAGATGGTGAGTCCAGGATGGATGCTTATTAGTGGTTAATAATCCCCCAGGTCACTTAAAGTGTACCATCAGCTTTCCTGAGTCACAAACAAGCATTTTATTTGGTATGAAATGGCAACTTTTACAAATCAAATTGTCATTGTCAATGTCAATATACTATTCCCATAGGATGACAGTTTTGCCATGGAAGCTGGGAGGCAGCCGATTACATTTGAGAACCCGCTTTATGCCACGGCTTCTGCAGTGTCTGGGGATCCTGCTGTCATTCATGCCACACAGGTACAGTTTTTCAGATTTGTATAAACTATAACTTCTAGCAGTCAACATTTGTatcccaaaaacaaaaacacattttgcatcTTACATCTTCAAAACCCTTTGGAAGTGCATCCTGATGATTGCCTTTATTTGACAGATTTCGGAAATTAAACCAGTTAGCTCATTTGTCATGATGACTGATATGAcaccctttttatttttactgttaatCAGGTGACTGTTAATGTGAGCAGTGAACAGCTGGAGAACAACTTTGTGAATCCGGCGTATCGTGGCGATCAGAGCGCGGGCATCGTGAACACATCGTCTGTCAGCACCAAGCCTGTTCAGGTGAGTCTCCTTTATAGAGTGTGTCTACATTAATCTGGTGTTTGTCAGATAAATCGTTCTACTGAACCTTTGTTTGCAGGAGTCAAAGTGGAGCTTATTCAAACGCCGATTAATGCCGAGTACCACATTTGAAAACCCTTCATACTCTGAGGTGAGTTTGGACACACGGAGCAAATCATGTTTTAAGATGgatacagatacagaacaaaaagctgaagtttattttttcatctcGTTTAATTTCTGCATTATTCCACAGATGAAGGATGAGAAGCCTGTAGGCAGCAGCGCGGACCCTTCTGAACCTGAGCCCTCTCCGTTCGCTCCCCCCGCCAAACTTCAGAAGAGGGATCGTCCCAGCACCTTCTCGCCAACCGAGGACAGTTTCAAAGACACAGCCAACCTCGTTAAAGAGGACAGCGACGTATAACCCCTCGCTCACAGATGGGaatcgaaaaaaaaaaaacagaacaaaacacgCTTTgcacagaatttatttttttatgcagcCTGTGTACAAAATTTGTCTTAGGAAAGAGAAATACATTTCGAtagaatgaagaaaaaagtcTCCTGTGACTATGCCTTCTGACATTTCTTATGCCAATtcttgtgttgatgttttttctttctgatatACAATTTGTATATCTTTGCACTGAAGCTGCTGAtagaaatgttaataaatatgttgtacatttgtaaaattTGAACAGTAAGATTTTGAAGGAAAATATCTTTGATATAGATCTATGAATAGTTCAACACGATAACATATAAAAGGCGAGCTGCATTctgaatgtacagtacttaTATGAACGAAGGTTATTAGAGAAATTAGTGTGAAATTTTTGCCACTGAACAAAACTGAAGATGTATTtacttcatttttatgtttatataccTCATTTCAGGGcttaaatcaaaataaactgGCTTTCCCTGACTTTGTGATTTTAAATcatctaatatttttttttttttagtaataaTATTGGAACAATGGCCAAAATAGTTTGGAGCAATACTTGAATGTGTCCATGTCTTATGCATGGAAATGAATTTGTGTAGTTGATTATCTTGAAAAGCAACACATGACCTGAGGATGCAGACATGAAGagttgttttataaaaaaaggtGAATAAATTCTTTACTTACAGAATGATTATTTTGTATGTCAATGATGACAATAACTGTATGTGATCATCCACAACACACCCGATGGTTTAAATTACTGCTGCTGATATGAGAATGAATAAATTTCCTATTTTGTAACAAACTCTTGATATTTTTTCCTCATTGTTTcaataattgtaataattaaatttaattttattgataaaaaaaatcatgcaaGCTATTTTACAGTGGCTGTTAGAagtattttagatttttcttgTTCCTGTAGGTAAAGGAAGAAGCACATCGATGAAAAAGTCCAAAACAAATGAAGGGAGATACGACAGAGGGATCCAAAAGAGCTTGGCATCCCAGCCTGCACCGTAACGCGTGCGCGGGAAACGAGCAGTGAGCGCGTGCTCCATACAGTTCGTCACTTTGGAGAGATCTGGACTGCACAACATGTTCATGGAGAATTCCTGGGCTTTTAAATCTGAGTGATAAAACAAGTTACACGTcatttagtacatttacttCACAgttactaaatataaataagtgtACTTCTACTCACAGTCATCAAAGTATGTCTCTCCGTATGAGTCTTTAACATCTTTAGGAAGACGAGCCCACAGCCTCCTCAGGTCAGGTTCAATTAGATCCAGCTGCGTTACGCTCGTCTTGAAGAAACCAGGCTCGATGATGCTCACTTTGATTCCAAACTGATGCATGTCCCTCCTGGGCAGCAGAAGCAAacattattgtatttaaaatgtttgcagatgGCTCTAATATCACCCTACTGCAACCAAAAGAAGTGATCAACTACACTTACAACCAAAATAATAACCCCTCTTTgtggcttttctttttactgcctTCTCTGGATGGACACAGTTTTTCTGgcattttattacttatttgTTATTACATCCTACTACCTGAGGCTGTCAGAAAAGGCTTCCACGCCCCATTTGGAGAGGCAGTATCCTCCACCAGTGAGAGACAGTCTGCCCAGAACACTGGCCACATTTACCACCCTGCCCGGGGCCTTCTTCAGCAGTGGCAGGAACTGGAGCGTCACATCGATCACTCCTAACAGATTCACATCCAAAACCTTTGTGAAATCCTCCATCTGCATCCACTCTGGTGGACCGATGGGGATGGACCTGCCAGCATTATTCACCAGCCCCCACAGACCTGCAGAGTCAAGAAGCAAGATGATGATTCAACTTCAGAGATGTcgtttttgtaaaaaatgttaGTGTTAGAGCTTCTTCGTCACGACGTtgcaaatgtttgcatgtgagaAAGTCGAAAATGATTTATGAAATGCATCCATATGCACAGATAATTTCTAGTCTGGTCAGGATAAACTTTTTATCTATCTTAGGAACATTTACTGTGCTCCTGTTAAATGCAGCCTGTGAGGTAgatattttctactttttaaaaatgagggTGTGTTAACATATCAGTAGGGGGATGACAGGCTGATGATGGGATGGTTCGGGTTGTCTTTATCTCCTCCAGTGCCTCACTCTGACTGGCACCCTATCTGTGCGTACCCCCTGCTGTCCTCCCAGCTCACCTCGCTCTCCGACCTCTCTGCTCACAAACTCCACCGCCCTCCTGATGCTCTCACTGTCTGTAACATTCACCAGGAGGGTTTTCAGTGTGAGGGAGGACGCTGCTGCCAACTCTGCTGCACCTTTCTCTGTGAGACATGCGGCGATGACGTGGAAACCTTTTTGATCCAGTTGTCTGGCCAGCAGATTCCCGAAGCCACTGTCACAGCCTGTGATGAACACATATTTCTGGCTGAAGCCACTGACCACGTAGGAGTCTCTGATGtaccagcagatggcagcagtgGTAAACAGAAGTAGAGCACAGGTCATGAGCGGATGTGACAGGATtacctaaaataaacaaacaaaaataaaaaagtggtAAATCctaaaagaaacatttgaatTTCATCTTCCTTTATACAAAAGGGAGTaaacatttatgaaaataatg
This Anabas testudineus chromosome 21, fAnaTes1.2, whole genome shotgun sequence DNA region includes the following protein-coding sequences:
- the rdh1 gene encoding retinol dehydrogenase 1, whose protein sequence is MVSTESVTSYLLEVILSHPLMTCALLLFTTAAICWYIRDSYVVSGFSQKYVFITGCDSGFGNLLARQLDQKGFHVIAACLTEKGAAELAAASSLTLKTLLVNVTDSESIRRAVEFVSREVGERGLWGLVNNAGRSIPIGPPEWMQMEDFTKVLDVNLLGVIDVTLQFLPLLKKAPGRVVNVASVLGRLSLTGGGYCLSKWGVEAFSDSLRRDMHQFGIKVSIIEPGFFKTSVTQLDLIEPDLRRLWARLPKDVKDSYGETYFDDYLKAQEFSMNMLCSPDLSKVTNCMEHALTARFPRTRYGAGWDAKLFWIPLSYLPSFVLDFFIDVLLPLPTGTRKI